In a genomic window of Streptomyces sp. NBC_01231:
- a CDS encoding LacI family transcriptional regulator produces MITTRDIAERLGISVSTVGRALSDDPRISEETKFRVRQAASEMGYVGNRAARMMRGASSNVVALVIPDIRNSFYSTIAHELSKNMEAEGFQLMLAETDDDRAVELRHLRELSANRVAGVIIVPTARPHGDSVKLLRGLPHLQLLRRHPSLGSQWFGVDDHEALRLATAHLVTMGHTRIGYLGGPEELPTGAERLRGFRSALSEGGLPDDAGRTELGPPASVDHGRQAVRRLLKGPGAPTALVLGSVQLTIGVLEELSEQGVKVPGELSVVGFGDEPGFSWWGPGLTTIGLPIQEMATGCALWLMRRLKTKPGNDGPYTSVSPGSLVLRGSTAAPDGKTPSGPV; encoded by the coding sequence GTGATCACGACCAGGGACATCGCCGAGCGCCTCGGAATCTCCGTGTCGACGGTCGGCCGGGCACTCTCCGACGATCCCCGCATCAGCGAGGAGACCAAGTTCCGGGTCCGCCAGGCCGCTTCCGAGATGGGATACGTCGGCAACCGGGCGGCGCGGATGATGCGCGGCGCCTCCAGCAACGTGGTCGCGCTGGTGATCCCGGACATCCGCAACAGCTTCTACTCGACCATCGCGCACGAGCTGTCCAAGAACATGGAGGCCGAGGGCTTCCAGCTGATGCTCGCGGAGACCGACGACGACCGCGCGGTGGAGCTGCGCCATCTGCGCGAGCTGTCCGCCAACCGCGTGGCCGGCGTCATCATCGTGCCCACCGCACGCCCGCACGGCGACTCCGTCAAGCTCCTGCGCGGCCTGCCGCACCTTCAGTTGCTGCGCCGCCACCCGTCGCTCGGTTCCCAGTGGTTCGGTGTGGACGACCATGAGGCGCTGCGCCTGGCCACGGCCCACCTGGTGACGATGGGGCACACGCGCATCGGCTATCTGGGCGGACCCGAGGAGCTGCCCACGGGTGCGGAGCGCCTGCGCGGCTTCCGCAGCGCCCTGAGTGAAGGCGGCCTGCCGGACGACGCCGGGCGCACGGAGCTGGGTCCGCCGGCGTCCGTGGACCACGGCCGTCAGGCGGTGCGCCGGCTCCTGAAGGGCCCCGGCGCGCCCACCGCGCTCGTGCTGGGATCGGTTCAGCTCACCATCGGGGTCCTGGAGGAACTGTCCGAGCAGGGCGTGAAGGTGCCCGGGGAGCTGTCCGTGGTCGGGTTCGGCGACGAGCCGGGGTTCTCCTGGTGGGGTCCCGGACTGACCACGATCGGGCTGCCGATCCAGGAGATGGCCACCGGCTGCGCGCTGTGGCTGATGCGCCGGCTCAAGACCAAGCCGGGCAACGACGGCCCGTACACGTCGGTCTCCCCCGGATCACTGGTCCTGCGCGGCAGCACGGCGGCCCCTGACGGAAAGACGCCGTCCGGGCCCGTCTGA
- a CDS encoding NAD(P)H-dependent oxidoreductase, with protein sequence MTAQPSAAPMTLTTVVASTRPGRVGRSVADWFALRAAEHDQFESHTVDLYELALPFFDEPHPPALRQYTKDHTREWSRIVDASDAFVFVTPEYNGGFPAPLKNAWDYLVTEWQHKPAGFVSYGGVSAGTRAVQMGKQVVANLRMLPIGPTVSIPFVGELVEDGDFRPGKIHEVAAEQVLDELARTARVMRRLRGGTY encoded by the coding sequence ATGACAGCCCAGCCCTCCGCGGCGCCCATGACACTCACCACCGTTGTGGCCAGCACGCGCCCCGGACGCGTCGGCAGATCCGTCGCGGACTGGTTCGCCCTCCGGGCCGCGGAGCACGACCAGTTCGAGTCGCACACCGTCGACCTGTACGAACTCGCGCTCCCCTTCTTCGACGAGCCGCATCCGCCCGCTCTGCGGCAGTACACGAAGGACCACACGCGGGAATGGAGCCGGATCGTCGACGCCTCGGACGCGTTCGTCTTCGTCACCCCGGAGTACAACGGCGGCTTCCCCGCCCCGCTGAAGAACGCGTGGGACTACCTCGTCACGGAGTGGCAGCACAAGCCGGCCGGGTTCGTCAGCTACGGAGGCGTCTCGGCGGGCACCCGGGCGGTGCAGATGGGCAAGCAGGTCGTGGCGAACCTCAGGATGCTGCCGATCGGTCCGACCGTGAGCATCCCGTTCGTCGGCGAACTCGTCGAGGACGGCGATTTCCGGCCCGGCAAGATACACGAGGTCGCTGCCGAGCAGGTGCTCGACGAACTCGCGCGCACCGCCCGCGTCATGCGGCGGCTGCGCGGCGGAACGTACTGA
- a CDS encoding VOC family protein — protein sequence MLPPVNLRPSFNITRSSHVRLTVADLAESRNFYVNVLGLIVSDEDERTCYLRGLAEACHHSLVLELDEEGAGKCRRIGFRVFFDEDLDVAYTWFRERGLPAEWVDMPYQGRTLHVSDPIGTPLELCAHMETRPRLHINFELYKGAHAQRLDHYQTFAPDTYELCAFYGELGFRNSEYLEHGDKLLGAFMYRKGTCLDLAIVENTGPALHHFAYTVSESHDIFTACDWAGIQGYGDGVERGPGRHGPGGMLFAYLRDPDGHRVEVFNSHYQTIDTEIEPVRWDAGSLSTNARWGLPALEKWYFEASPFVGVKQIPPAEPPKPMSLERFLLEQSAR from the coding sequence ATGCTGCCACCCGTCAATCTGCGCCCGAGTTTCAACATCACCCGCTCCAGTCACGTGCGTCTCACGGTCGCGGATCTGGCCGAGAGCCGGAACTTCTACGTGAACGTGCTGGGGCTGATCGTCAGCGACGAGGACGAGCGCACCTGCTATCTCCGCGGCCTCGCCGAAGCCTGCCACCACAGCCTCGTCCTGGAGCTGGACGAGGAGGGCGCGGGCAAGTGCCGAAGGATCGGCTTCCGCGTCTTCTTCGACGAGGACCTGGACGTCGCGTACACCTGGTTCCGTGAGCGTGGCCTGCCCGCCGAGTGGGTCGACATGCCGTACCAGGGCCGCACCCTGCACGTCAGCGACCCGATCGGCACACCGCTCGAACTGTGCGCGCACATGGAGACCCGGCCCCGGCTGCACATCAACTTCGAGCTCTACAAGGGAGCCCACGCGCAACGGCTGGACCACTACCAGACCTTCGCGCCCGACACCTACGAGCTGTGCGCCTTCTACGGCGAACTCGGCTTCCGCAACTCGGAGTACCTGGAGCACGGCGACAAGCTGCTGGGCGCGTTCATGTACCGCAAGGGCACCTGCCTGGACCTGGCGATCGTCGAGAACACCGGGCCGGCGCTGCACCACTTCGCCTACACCGTCTCCGAGAGCCACGACATCTTCACCGCCTGCGACTGGGCGGGCATACAGGGCTACGGCGACGGCGTGGAGCGGGGCCCCGGACGTCACGGTCCGGGCGGGATGCTCTTCGCCTACCTGCGTGACCCCGACGGGCACCGGGTGGAGGTCTTCAACAGCCACTACCAGACCATCGACACCGAGATCGAGCCGGTGCGCTGGGACGCGGGATCGCTGAGCACCAACGCCCGCTGGGGACTGCCGGCCCTGGAGAAGTGGTACTTCGAGGCGTCGCCCTTCGTCGGCGTGAAGCAGATCCCGCCGGCCGAACCGCCGAAGCCGATGTCGCTGGAGCGGTTCCTGCTCGAGCAGTCCGCGCGCTGA
- the eno gene encoding phosphopyruvate hydratase — protein MTDARIAKLHGRRVWDSRGRPTVEVEVHLADGAIGRAIAPAGASTGQGEALDLRDGGSRFGGLDVRRAVGSVNHEIAPALLERDATDQEAVDRLLVDLDGTPDRGRLGGNAIVATSMAVLHAAAASAGVPLWQHLAGGRPVRIPLPEIQIFGGGAHADRRVDVQDFMVMCPAARSFSEALDWTAEIYRAAGGLMRKAGKAQGVADEGGFWPAFDSNEEALETLTRAIETAGFAPSTQVGISLDVAASQFGSGGRYTLALDDRTLDTAALVDMLGDWIEQYPILSVEDPVGEDDHEGMLEFTRRHGHRCQVIGDDYLVTNAKRVEAAATGGAANAVLIKPNQAGTVTETFQALRAGKDAGFGTIVSARSGETEDVTIAHLSVGWDAGQLKVGSFTRSERMAKWNEVLRIEESLGESAEFSGWSAFTFAEAGDGSSATKP, from the coding sequence ATGACAGACGCGCGGATCGCCAAGCTCCATGGCCGCAGGGTGTGGGACTCACGCGGTCGACCGACCGTCGAGGTCGAGGTCCACCTCGCCGACGGCGCGATCGGGCGGGCCATCGCACCGGCGGGGGCGTCGACGGGTCAGGGCGAGGCACTCGACCTGCGCGACGGCGGCAGCCGCTTCGGCGGGCTCGACGTCCGGCGCGCGGTGGGCTCGGTGAACCACGAGATCGCCCCCGCCCTCCTGGAACGCGACGCGACCGATCAGGAGGCCGTCGACCGGCTGCTGGTGGATCTCGACGGCACCCCCGATCGCGGCCGTCTCGGCGGCAACGCGATCGTGGCCACGTCCATGGCGGTGCTGCACGCCGCCGCCGCGTCGGCGGGTGTGCCCTTGTGGCAGCACCTGGCGGGCGGACGCCCGGTCCGTATCCCGCTGCCGGAGATCCAGATCTTCGGCGGCGGCGCCCACGCGGACCGCCGTGTCGATGTCCAGGACTTCATGGTGATGTGCCCCGCGGCGCGGAGCTTCTCCGAGGCCCTGGACTGGACGGCGGAGATCTACCGGGCCGCCGGCGGTCTGATGCGGAAGGCCGGCAAGGCACAGGGGGTCGCTGACGAAGGCGGTTTCTGGCCCGCGTTCGACTCCAACGAGGAGGCGCTGGAGACCCTGACCCGGGCGATCGAGACCGCGGGCTTCGCACCCTCGACCCAGGTCGGCATCTCGCTGGACGTGGCGGCCTCGCAGTTCGGCAGCGGCGGGCGGTACACGCTCGCCCTGGACGACCGCACGCTGGACACCGCCGCCCTGGTCGACATGCTGGGTGACTGGATCGAGCAGTATCCGATCCTGTCCGTCGAGGACCCGGTGGGCGAGGACGACCACGAGGGCATGCTGGAGTTCACCCGGCGCCACGGCCACCGTTGCCAGGTGATCGGCGACGACTACCTGGTCACGAACGCCAAGCGGGTCGAGGCCGCGGCGACCGGCGGAGCCGCGAACGCCGTCCTGATCAAGCCGAACCAGGCCGGTACGGTCACGGAGACGTTCCAGGCCCTGCGCGCCGGAAAGGACGCCGGCTTCGGCACGATCGTCTCGGCGCGTTCCGGGGAGACCGAGGACGTCACCATCGCCCATCTGAGCGTCGGCTGGGACGCGGGCCAGCTGAAAGTGGGCTCTTTCACGCGCTCCGAGAGAATGGCGAAGTGGAACGAGGTCCTGCGCATCGAGGAGTCCCTCGGTGAGTCCGCGGAATTCAGCGGATGGTCCGCATTCACCTTCGCCGAGGCCGGGGACGGGTCCTCCGCGACCAAGCCGTAA
- a CDS encoding C-terminal binding protein, with amino-acid sequence MKPPSRPGTVLLTDYAWPDDSVERSVIEEAGHTLVTGPADPASAEAIEELVAEHRPAGILTCWAPVSAAAIGTSPDLRIVARLGVGLDNIAVSAATERGVWVTNVPDYCVEEVSDHAVGMVLAWTRGLAVSDREIRAGHWNPAGARLRRLSTLTCGVVGYGRIGRATARKLGAFGCRILAHDPYPPKDAPGVEMVGVEELLRRSDVVVLHVPLTPGTHHIIGAEQLALMPPDGLLVNVSRGGLVDTDAVVKALDSGHLAGAAFDVLESEPHVPAGLLEQPGALLTPHIAFSSDASVTELRRRAAEEVVRILADEAPAHACNTPRGLPTGPGDPR; translated from the coding sequence ATGAAACCACCGAGCCGCCCCGGCACCGTGCTGCTCACCGACTACGCCTGGCCCGACGACTCCGTCGAGCGATCGGTCATCGAGGAGGCGGGCCACACCCTGGTGACCGGACCCGCCGACCCCGCCTCCGCCGAGGCGATCGAGGAACTGGTGGCCGAGCACCGGCCCGCCGGGATCCTCACCTGCTGGGCCCCCGTCTCCGCCGCCGCGATCGGCACCTCGCCGGATCTGCGGATCGTCGCCAGGCTCGGGGTGGGGCTCGACAACATCGCCGTGTCCGCCGCCACCGAGCGCGGTGTGTGGGTCACCAACGTGCCGGACTACTGCGTCGAAGAAGTCTCCGACCACGCCGTCGGCATGGTGCTGGCCTGGACCCGGGGTCTGGCGGTGTCCGACCGGGAGATCCGCGCCGGCCATTGGAACCCCGCGGGCGCCCGGTTGCGCCGACTGTCCACGCTGACCTGCGGCGTTGTCGGATACGGGCGCATCGGACGCGCCACCGCGCGCAAGCTCGGCGCGTTCGGCTGCCGGATCCTGGCCCATGACCCGTACCCGCCGAAGGACGCCCCGGGAGTGGAGATGGTGGGCGTGGAGGAGCTGCTGCGCCGCAGCGACGTGGTCGTCCTCCATGTGCCGCTCACACCCGGCACGCACCACATCATCGGCGCCGAGCAGCTGGCGCTGATGCCCCCGGACGGCCTGCTGGTCAACGTCAGCCGGGGCGGCCTGGTGGACACCGACGCGGTCGTCAAGGCGCTGGACAGCGGCCACCTGGCCGGAGCCGCCTTCGATGTCCTGGAGAGCGAACCGCACGTCCCCGCCGGGCTGTTGGAGCAGCCGGGCGCGCTCCTCACTCCCCACATCGCCTTCTCCTCCGACGCCTCGGTCACGGAACTACGCCGCCGCGCCGCCGAGGAGGTCGTACGGATCCTGGCGGACGAGGCACCCGCCCACGCCTGCAACACACCCCGTGGTCTGCCCACCGGGCCGGGGGACCCGCGATGA
- a CDS encoding fumarylacetoacetate hydrolase family protein yields the protein MRIVRYAVGGVRHYGELETGDTRITRFEGDPFTGLSPTGSVDEIGDVVILAPLERPRIFGFAYNYASHIGETDREVPEVPVCFMKPSTAAIGPNDAIVYPSDGELIHFEGELVVVIGKEARHVKPSEAFEYILGYTCGNDVSDRIIQRRESAFGTLLIGKGQDTFAPLGPVIATELDPSALSLTTRVNGAVAQSASTSDLLLAVPDLVSYLSRYLTLLPGDAIMTGTPAGVGPIRPGDVIEVEIEGIGVLRNPVVAESL from the coding sequence GTGCGGATCGTCAGGTATGCCGTAGGCGGCGTGCGTCACTACGGAGAACTGGAAACCGGTGATACCAGGATCACGAGATTCGAGGGTGACCCCTTCACCGGACTGTCTCCTACGGGGAGCGTCGACGAAATCGGCGACGTGGTAATTCTCGCGCCGTTGGAGCGACCCCGGATCTTCGGGTTCGCCTACAACTACGCCTCGCACATCGGCGAGACCGACCGCGAGGTTCCGGAAGTTCCCGTGTGCTTCATGAAGCCGAGCACCGCGGCGATCGGCCCGAATGACGCCATCGTCTATCCGTCCGATGGTGAACTGATCCATTTCGAAGGCGAGTTGGTCGTCGTCATCGGAAAGGAAGCGCGCCATGTGAAGCCCTCCGAAGCCTTTGAGTACATCCTTGGCTATACGTGCGGCAATGACGTCAGCGATCGCATCATCCAGCGCAGGGAAAGCGCGTTCGGAACGCTCCTGATCGGCAAGGGGCAGGACACCTTCGCTCCTCTCGGGCCGGTCATCGCGACCGAACTCGACCCCTCGGCACTGTCGCTGACGACCCGTGTGAACGGCGCCGTCGCGCAGTCGGCGAGCACCTCCGACCTGCTGCTCGCCGTTCCCGACCTCGTCAGCTACCTGAGCCGCTACCTGACACTGCTGCCGGGGGACGCGATCATGACCGGCACGCCGGCCGGCGTCGGGCCGATCCGCCCCGGGGACGTGATCGAGGTGGAGATCGAGGGCATCGGCGTCCTGCGTAATCCGGTCGTGGCCGAAAGTCTCTGA
- a CDS encoding cupin domain-containing protein, whose amino-acid sequence MRRVVTGHDENGRSVVVSDGPVPRSREFTSLPGWVSRLPWATEPGEPAGRTGQDPTPKVTSLLPAPGGTRFIVLTFPPDTAMADPAFDPVVFDQEQRADSPGIADLMEPDGMHTTPTVDYGIVLDGEIVLELDDGELTRLSAGDIVIQNGTRHGWRNRSDRPVTMAFVLVGAERAG is encoded by the coding sequence ATGCGCAGAGTCGTCACCGGCCATGACGAGAACGGCAGGTCGGTCGTCGTCAGCGACGGTCCCGTCCCGCGCAGTCGGGAGTTCACCAGCCTGCCGGGCTGGGTGTCCCGCCTGCCGTGGGCCACCGAACCCGGCGAACCGGCCGGCCGGACCGGGCAGGACCCCACGCCGAAGGTCACCAGCCTGCTCCCGGCGCCCGGCGGCACCCGGTTCATCGTGCTGACCTTCCCGCCGGACACCGCGATGGCCGACCCGGCGTTCGACCCCGTCGTCTTCGACCAGGAGCAGCGGGCCGACTCGCCCGGCATCGCGGATCTCATGGAGCCCGACGGCATGCACACCACGCCGACCGTGGACTACGGCATCGTGCTGGACGGCGAGATCGTCCTCGAACTCGACGACGGCGAGCTCACCCGGCTCTCGGCCGGGGACATCGTGATCCAGAACGGCACCCGCCACGGCTGGCGCAACCGCAGCGACCGACCGGTCACGATGGCCTTCGTCCTCGTCGGCGCCGAACGCGCCGGCTGA
- a CDS encoding carboxymuconolactone decarboxylase family protein, whose translation MARVPYLHREDADASQKPLYDRLEAERKAPTANIFLALANAPTQLDGFLTYANSLRAADLSPQLRELAILTVGYATRSAYEVAHHQSHGLKAGLTEEQLAAVADFESSDLFDGTQKAVMRLAKESTLLVDVSEKTWRAAADHLTDTQMVELSLSIAWYNSGVRIMGLLDIDLEDNYPNPFPSS comes from the coding sequence ATGGCACGAGTCCCCTACCTGCACCGCGAGGACGCGGACGCGTCGCAGAAGCCCCTGTACGACCGGCTGGAAGCCGAGCGCAAGGCGCCGACGGCGAACATCTTCCTCGCTCTGGCCAACGCGCCGACCCAGCTGGACGGCTTCCTGACCTACGCCAACTCGCTGCGGGCCGCGGACCTCAGTCCCCAGCTGCGGGAACTGGCGATCCTGACCGTGGGGTACGCGACCCGGTCGGCGTACGAGGTCGCGCACCACCAGTCGCACGGCCTCAAGGCCGGACTCACCGAGGAGCAGCTCGCGGCGGTCGCCGACTTCGAGTCGTCCGACCTGTTCGACGGGACCCAGAAGGCGGTGATGCGCCTCGCCAAGGAGTCCACGCTGCTGGTGGACGTCTCGGAAAAGACATGGCGTGCCGCCGCCGACCATCTGACGGACACACAGATGGTCGAACTGTCGTTGTCCATCGCCTGGTACAACTCCGGCGTTCGCATCATGGGGCTGCTGGACATCGACCTCGAGGACAATTACCCGAACCCTTTCCCCAGTTCGTAG
- a CDS encoding aminoglycoside phosphotransferase family protein gives MSRTSAQAAPESALSDFLTAHKLAVPDEAARWTPLAGGVSSDLWRVDLPGRSLCVKRALATLKVAADWQAPVSRNAYEWAWMRFASRHRPDSVPEPLAHDPEAGLFAMAFLPPEHYPMWKTQLLRGEVRVATAAAVGELLGTLHAASAGDAALAAEFATDDTFHALRIEPYLLATAAAHPGLSDILGGLADRTATTHLVLVHGDVSPKNILVGPSGPVLLDAECAWYGDPAFDLAFCVNHLLLKSLVVPDCRADLLRSARALTEEYVRCVDWEPRPALEARAASLLPSLLLARVDGKSPVEYLTDDRDLLFVRTMASALLRAPAPTVADVLDAWATELGPPTEPGSD, from the coding sequence ATGAGCCGGACCTCCGCGCAGGCGGCGCCGGAATCCGCGCTGAGTGACTTCCTGACCGCCCACAAGCTCGCCGTACCCGACGAAGCCGCACGCTGGACGCCGCTGGCAGGTGGCGTCTCGTCCGACCTGTGGCGAGTGGACCTGCCGGGTCGTTCCCTCTGCGTCAAACGCGCCCTGGCCACGTTGAAGGTCGCCGCCGACTGGCAGGCACCGGTGTCGCGCAACGCCTACGAATGGGCGTGGATGCGGTTCGCGTCCCGGCACCGCCCGGACAGTGTGCCCGAACCGCTGGCCCACGACCCCGAGGCCGGCCTCTTCGCGATGGCGTTCCTGCCGCCCGAGCACTACCCCATGTGGAAGACGCAACTGCTGCGCGGCGAGGTGCGGGTGGCGACCGCGGCGGCCGTCGGAGAACTGCTCGGCACCCTGCACGCGGCGAGCGCCGGCGACGCCGCCCTAGCCGCGGAGTTCGCCACCGACGACACCTTCCACGCGCTGCGCATCGAGCCGTACCTGCTGGCCACCGCCGCCGCACACCCCGGCCTGAGTGACATCCTCGGGGGCCTCGCCGACCGCACGGCCACGACACATCTGGTTCTGGTGCACGGAGACGTCAGCCCCAAGAACATCCTCGTCGGACCCTCCGGGCCCGTGCTGCTGGACGCCGAGTGCGCCTGGTACGGAGACCCGGCCTTCGACCTCGCGTTCTGCGTCAACCATCTGCTGCTCAAGAGCCTGGTGGTGCCCGACTGCCGCGCCGATCTCCTGCGGTCCGCCCGGGCGCTGACCGAGGAGTACGTCCGGTGCGTCGACTGGGAGCCCCGGCCGGCCCTCGAGGCGCGGGCCGCGTCACTGTTGCCGTCACTGCTGCTCGCGCGGGTGGACGGCAAGTCCCCGGTGGAGTACCTCACGGACGACCGGGACCTGCTGTTCGTACGCACCATGGCATCGGCCCTGCTCCGGGCACCCGCCCCCACCGTGGCGGACGTCCTGGACGCCTGGGCGACCGAGCTCGGGCCCCCGACCGAGCCGGGCAGCGACTGA
- a CDS encoding alcohol dehydrogenase catalytic domain-containing protein translates to MAKMLAARLHALGEPMSVDTIDVPTPRPTDVLVRVKACGIVPNMANVINNWPTWFPHQPLPKFPAIFGLDAAGVVEQVGEAVLHTKPGDRVYVNPLRSCGSCQVCRGGELSRCRYFTLNGYFSTSRDGQRIFDLYPYGGFAQYMTAPQYSIVNIPDSMTFEQAGKLGYIGTSYGALKNAAAGPGQVALIDGITGTLGVASTVLALASGASRVLGTGRSEELLKRVKELDPERVEVFRLGEGSTGEWAKARTGDEGADYVISALGAKAPVETMLDSMQGVRRGGRVVNVGGVADRLPVDVKWLMDEQVQLIGSNWFSTAQGQELADMVATGTLDLSYLQAKPFPLDRVNEAISGLTDRDGGFSNYVVIP, encoded by the coding sequence ATGGCGAAAATGCTCGCTGCACGACTGCACGCACTCGGTGAGCCGATGTCCGTGGACACGATCGACGTGCCCACCCCCCGGCCGACCGACGTGCTGGTACGGGTCAAGGCGTGCGGGATCGTGCCGAACATGGCCAATGTGATCAACAACTGGCCGACCTGGTTCCCGCACCAGCCGCTGCCGAAGTTCCCCGCCATCTTCGGCCTGGACGCCGCCGGCGTGGTCGAGCAGGTCGGCGAGGCGGTGCTGCACACCAAGCCGGGTGACCGGGTGTACGTCAACCCCCTGCGTTCCTGCGGCAGTTGTCAGGTGTGCCGGGGCGGTGAACTGAGCCGGTGCCGCTACTTCACCCTGAACGGCTACTTCAGCACCTCCCGTGACGGGCAGCGGATCTTCGACCTCTACCCCTACGGCGGTTTCGCGCAGTACATGACGGCTCCGCAGTACTCGATCGTCAACATCCCGGACAGCATGACGTTCGAGCAAGCCGGCAAGCTGGGCTACATCGGTACGTCCTACGGGGCGCTCAAGAACGCGGCGGCCGGCCCCGGCCAGGTCGCGCTCATCGACGGGATCACCGGAACCCTCGGTGTCGCGTCGACCGTGCTCGCGCTCGCCTCCGGCGCCTCCCGAGTCCTCGGGACCGGCCGCAGCGAGGAACTCCTCAAGCGGGTCAAAGAACTTGACCCGGAGCGGGTCGAGGTCTTCCGGCTGGGTGAGGGCTCCACCGGTGAGTGGGCGAAGGCCCGCACCGGCGACGAGGGCGCGGACTACGTGATCAGCGCCCTCGGTGCCAAGGCTCCGGTGGAGACCATGCTCGACTCCATGCAGGGCGTCCGGCGGGGCGGCAGGGTGGTCAACGTCGGCGGTGTGGCCGACCGGCTGCCCGTGGACGTGAAGTGGCTCATGGACGAGCAGGTCCAGCTGATCGGCTCCAACTGGTTCAGCACGGCACAGGGACAGGAGCTCGCCGACATGGTGGCGACGGGCACCCTGGATCTGTCCTACCTGCAGGCCAAGCCGTTCCCGCTGGACAGGGTCAACGAGGCGATCTCGGGCCTCACGGACCGCGACGGCGGATTCAGCAACTACGTCGTCATCCCCTGA
- a CDS encoding MFS transporter, translated as MTHAAQVDTSVAPADEPRESSRAPISRVMIGLGFLLVVLSYMVNAMDRQVFPPLLPNIRAEYGFSLEQGGLLATNFTLGMALAGLPAGYLLDRFRRKTVLLVSIVIYSLGTMATPLATGFADMTLYRVISGFGEGMQSAAIFAAIGAFFAHRRGLAFGVIGMGYSVGVFIAPLIGVRLMSLHGTWHSPFYLFGAAGLLIATASLFLVKTGLTEHSAEKVVSTRTYEYMPASAYNCNTIALAVHSVVSGVAIYGFLGLYPTYLITSLHYTSEQAALAMSCLGFGGMLGILGGWLGDRVNQRNLLILSMAAVSAVSVCVYETHPGVGTQYALAFLMGAFGLGFIYPNTNSAIQRAVRPEQIGRASGLFVTSYYGTAAFSGLLFAALVDSFGWSRAGLLQVTVLPLVGAVALAFVRPSRFNNAVRQGDPS; from the coding sequence ATGACTCACGCAGCGCAAGTCGACACCAGTGTGGCGCCCGCCGACGAACCGCGGGAAAGCAGCCGCGCCCCCATTTCCCGCGTCATGATCGGGCTGGGCTTTCTGCTGGTCGTCCTCTCCTACATGGTCAACGCGATGGACCGGCAGGTCTTCCCGCCCCTGCTGCCGAACATCCGCGCGGAGTACGGGTTCTCCCTGGAGCAGGGCGGGCTGCTGGCGACGAACTTCACCCTCGGCATGGCTCTGGCCGGCCTGCCCGCGGGCTATCTCCTGGACCGCTTCCGCCGCAAGACCGTGCTGCTGGTCAGCATCGTGATCTACTCCCTCGGTACCATGGCCACGCCCCTGGCCACCGGTTTCGCCGACATGACCCTGTACCGGGTGATCTCCGGCTTCGGAGAGGGCATGCAGTCCGCCGCCATCTTCGCGGCGATCGGCGCCTTCTTCGCCCACCGCCGCGGCCTCGCCTTCGGCGTCATCGGCATGGGCTACTCCGTCGGCGTGTTCATCGCCCCGCTCATCGGCGTCCGGCTCATGAGCCTGCACGGCACCTGGCACTCGCCCTTCTACCTGTTCGGTGCGGCCGGGCTGCTGATCGCCACCGCCTCCCTGTTCCTCGTGAAGACCGGTCTGACCGAGCACTCCGCCGAGAAGGTCGTCTCGACCAGGACCTACGAGTACATGCCCGCCTCCGCCTACAACTGCAACACCATCGCCCTGGCCGTCCACTCGGTCGTCAGCGGTGTGGCGATCTACGGGTTCCTCGGCCTGTACCCGACGTACCTCATCACCTCGCTGCACTACACCTCCGAACAGGCCGCACTGGCCATGAGCTGCCTCGGCTTCGGCGGCATGCTGGGCATCCTCGGCGGCTGGCTCGGCGACCGCGTGAACCAGCGCAACCTGCTGATCCTGAGCATGGCCGCCGTCTCCGCCGTCAGCGTGTGTGTCTACGAGACCCATCCCGGAGTCGGCACGCAGTACGCGCTCGCCTTCCTCATGGGCGCCTTCGGCCTGGGCTTCATCTACCCCAACACCAACAGCGCGATCCAGCGGGCCGTGCGTCCCGAACAGATCGGACGCGCCTCCGGGCTCTTCGTCACCAGCTACTACGGAACAGCGGCGTTCTCCGGCCTGCTCTTCGCCGCCCTGGTGGACTCCTTCGGCTGGAGCCGGGCAGGGCTCCTCCAGGTCACGGTCCTGCCGCTGGTGGGTGCCGTGGCGCTGGCGTTCGTCCGCCCCTCGCGGTTCAACAACGCGGTCCGCCAGGGCGACCCGTCCTGA